From the genome of Yersinia enterocolitica, one region includes:
- the ubiA gene encoding 4-hydroxybenzoate octaprenyltransferase (catalyzes the conversion of 4-Hydroxybenzoate into 3-octaprenyl-4-hydroxybenzoate, as part of the ubiquinone biosynthesis pathway), protein MKGSTVQTKWQAYCRLMRIDKPIGSLLLLWPTLWALWLAGQGIPETKILIVFVLGVFFMRAAGCVVNDYADRNIDGFVKRTASRPLPSGIISERESKILFVVLVLLSFGLVLTLNSMTIWLSLAALALAWIYPFMKRVTHLPQVVLGAAFGWSIPMGFAAVSESLPLVCWLLLLANICWTVAYDTQYAMVDRDDDLKIGVKSTAILFGQHDKLIIGLLQLATLVLMVAIGWLMGLGGAFYWSILLAGALFIHQQKMIVQRDRDACFRAFLNNNYVGLVLFLGILISYWQ, encoded by the coding sequence TTGAAGGGAAGTACTGTTCAGACCAAATGGCAGGCTTATTGCCGTTTAATGCGGATTGATAAGCCTATTGGCTCGTTATTGCTATTGTGGCCGACGCTGTGGGCATTATGGCTGGCAGGGCAGGGTATCCCAGAAACCAAAATACTGATTGTGTTTGTGTTGGGTGTGTTTTTTATGCGTGCGGCTGGTTGTGTCGTCAATGATTATGCTGACCGAAATATTGATGGCTTTGTAAAACGCACCGCATCCCGCCCGTTACCCAGTGGCATTATCAGTGAACGAGAGAGCAAAATCCTGTTTGTCGTTTTGGTACTGCTCTCGTTTGGTCTGGTGTTAACCCTTAATAGCATGACCATTTGGTTATCATTGGCAGCACTGGCGTTAGCCTGGATTTATCCGTTTATGAAGCGGGTCACTCATCTACCCCAAGTGGTATTAGGCGCAGCTTTTGGTTGGTCAATTCCGATGGGATTCGCTGCGGTGAGTGAGAGCTTACCCTTGGTTTGTTGGCTGTTATTGCTGGCGAACATCTGCTGGACCGTCGCTTATGACACGCAATACGCAATGGTTGATCGCGACGATGACCTGAAAATTGGAGTTAAGTCCACGGCGATTTTATTTGGTCAACATGACAAGCTGATTATAGGTTTACTGCAACTGGCTACACTGGTGTTGATGGTTGCTATCGGCTGGCTGATGGGGTTGGGCGGCGCATTCTATTGGTCAATCCTGCTGGCGGGTGCCTTGTTTATCCACCAACAAAAGATGATTGTGCAGCGTGACCGCGACGCCTGCTTCCGTGCGTTTTTGAATAATAATTACGTAGGGCTGGTGTTGTTTTTAGGGATTCTGATTAGTTATTGGCAGTAA
- a CDS encoding chorismate lyase: protein MSTGDASIIKPIQWCAIEQPNLPTAIADWLMELGSMTRRFEQHCQRVHVEPQRECFITRNELGEDAEHLPVSERYWLREIILCGDNEPWLLGRTVIPEQTLSGPDRALVDLGTLPLGRYLFGGDNLSRDYIQVGRQNELWARRSLLRLSGKPLLLTEVFLPASPLYSV, encoded by the coding sequence ATGTCTACCGGCGATGCATCAATTATAAAACCTATCCAATGGTGTGCCATTGAGCAGCCGAATTTACCAACTGCTATCGCTGATTGGTTGATGGAGTTGGGGTCGATGACCCGGCGTTTTGAGCAGCATTGCCAACGGGTTCATGTCGAACCCCAGCGAGAATGCTTTATTACGCGTAATGAGTTAGGGGAAGATGCGGAGCACTTACCTGTAAGCGAACGCTATTGGCTGCGGGAAATCATTTTGTGTGGTGATAATGAGCCTTGGCTGCTTGGTCGCACGGTTATCCCCGAGCAGACACTGTCTGGGCCGGATAGGGCGCTGGTGGATTTGGGCACCCTCCCACTCGGGCGCTATTTATTTGGTGGGGACAATTTAAGCCGTGATTATATTCAAGTAGGGCGGCAGAATGAACTTTGGGCGCGCCGCTCGTTGCTGCGTCTGTCAGGCAAACCCCTGTTACTGACGGAAGTTTTTTTACCGGCCTCGCCACTGTATTCGGTTTAA
- a CDS encoding glycerol-3-phosphate 1-O-acyltransferase PlsB (PlsB; catalyzes the formation of 1-acyl-sn-glycerol 3-phosphate by transfering the acyl moiety from acyl-CoA): protein MSGWRKIYYKLLNLPLKMLVKSKVIPADPVTELGLDPSRPILYVLPYNSKADLLTLRAQCQAQDLPDPLIPLEIDGVQLPSHVFIDNGPRVFRYYAPKQESVKLFHDYLDLHRNNPELDIQMLPVSVMFGRSPGREGHGTPHLRVLNGVQKFFAVLWLGRDSFVRFSTTVSLRRMASEHGTDKTIAHKLARVARMHFSRQRLAAVGPSLPARQDLFKKLLTSKAIEKAVVDEARTKKISHEKAQQNAITLMEEIAADFSYEAVRLSDRVLSWTWNRLYQGINVHNAERVRQLAQDGHEIVYVPCHRSHMDYLLLSYVLYHQGLVPPHIAAGINLNFWPAGPIFRRLGAFFIRRTFKGNKLYSTVFREYLGELFTRGYSVEYFVEGGRSRTGRLLEPKTGTLSMTIQAMLRGGSRPITLVPIYIGYEHVMEVGTYAKELRGATKEKESLLQMLRGLRKLRNLGQGYVNFGEPIPLTTYLNTNVPQWRDAIDPIEAQRPSWLTPAVNDLAGKIMVRINNAAAANAMNLCSTALLASRQRSLTREQLLEQLDCYLQLMRNVPYAKDVTVPDKTPEELLNHALNMNKFEVEKDNIGDIIILPREQAVLMTYYRNNIQHLLMLPSLIASMVMYHRRITRDELLRQISMIYPMLKAELFLHYSKEQLPQTLDTLIDELARQQLICDKGTELVLNPARIRPLQLLAAGVRETLQRYAITLSLLSANPSINRGALEKESRIMAQRLSVLHGINAPEFFDKAVFSTLVGTLREEGYISDSGDAVQEHTLEVYNMLSALMTPEVKLTIESVSMPAETSNQRPESEAEDKSED from the coding sequence ATGTCAGGTTGGCGTAAAATATATTATAAGTTATTGAATTTACCACTTAAAATGTTGGTAAAAAGCAAGGTTATTCCGGCAGACCCTGTGACTGAGTTAGGGCTAGACCCCTCTCGTCCTATTCTGTACGTTTTGCCTTACAATTCTAAGGCTGATTTGCTGACTTTGCGAGCGCAGTGTCAAGCACAAGACCTGCCCGACCCATTGATTCCATTGGAAATCGATGGAGTGCAACTGCCCAGCCATGTGTTTATCGATAATGGCCCGCGGGTCTTTCGCTACTACGCGCCTAAACAGGAATCGGTAAAGCTGTTCCACGACTATCTGGATTTGCACCGCAATAATCCCGAGTTAGATATCCAGATGTTACCGGTTTCCGTGATGTTTGGTCGTTCGCCGGGGCGTGAAGGCCACGGAACACCCCATCTGCGCGTGCTTAACGGAGTGCAAAAATTCTTCGCGGTATTGTGGCTGGGTCGCGATAGTTTTGTGCGTTTCTCTACCACAGTTTCACTGCGCAGGATGGCCAGCGAGCACGGTACCGATAAAACTATCGCCCACAAACTGGCTCGCGTAGCGCGGATGCACTTCTCCCGTCAACGCCTGGCAGCGGTTGGCCCTAGTCTGCCTGCCCGGCAGGATCTGTTCAAAAAGTTGCTGACATCAAAGGCGATTGAAAAGGCCGTCGTCGATGAAGCGCGGACCAAGAAAATCTCCCATGAGAAAGCACAGCAAAATGCCATTACGCTGATGGAAGAGATCGCAGCCGACTTCTCATATGAAGCCGTGCGCCTGTCTGACAGAGTATTGAGCTGGACGTGGAACCGTTTGTATCAAGGTATTAACGTCCATAATGCAGAACGGGTGCGGCAGTTGGCGCAAGATGGCCATGAAATCGTCTATGTGCCTTGTCATCGCAGCCATATGGATTATCTGCTGCTCTCCTACGTGCTTTATCATCAAGGGCTGGTGCCGCCGCATATTGCCGCTGGGATTAACCTTAACTTCTGGCCTGCCGGGCCTATCTTCCGCCGTTTGGGCGCGTTCTTTATTCGTCGCACCTTTAAAGGCAACAAACTCTATTCAACGGTTTTCCGCGAGTATTTAGGTGAACTGTTCACCCGTGGTTATTCAGTTGAATACTTTGTTGAAGGAGGCCGCTCACGTACCGGCCGCCTGCTGGAGCCAAAAACTGGCACACTGTCGATGACCATTCAGGCGATGTTGCGTGGTGGCTCACGTCCAATCACTTTGGTGCCGATTTATATCGGTTACGAACATGTGATGGAAGTGGGTACCTATGCCAAAGAGCTGCGTGGTGCGACCAAAGAGAAAGAGAGCCTGTTGCAGATGCTGCGGGGCTTGCGTAAGTTGCGTAACCTCGGTCAGGGCTATGTCAACTTTGGTGAACCGATCCCGTTGACCACCTATCTGAACACCAATGTACCGCAATGGCGTGATGCCATTGATCCGATTGAAGCTCAGCGCCCAAGCTGGCTGACACCGGCGGTAAATGATTTGGCCGGTAAGATCATGGTGAGAATAAATAATGCGGCAGCAGCGAATGCCATGAACTTGTGTTCTACCGCATTGTTAGCCTCACGTCAGCGTTCACTCACCCGCGAGCAGTTGCTTGAGCAACTTGATTGCTATCTGCAACTGATGCGTAATGTGCCTTATGCGAAAGATGTCACTGTGCCGGATAAAACACCGGAAGAGTTACTTAATCACGCCTTGAATATGAATAAGTTTGAGGTGGAGAAAGACAACATTGGTGACATTATCATCCTGCCACGGGAACAAGCCGTGCTGATGACCTATTATCGCAATAATATCCAGCACTTACTGATGCTACCGTCACTGATAGCCAGCATGGTGATGTACCACCGCCGCATTACCCGTGACGAATTGTTGCGCCAAATCAGTATGATTTATCCGATGTTGAAAGCTGAACTGTTCCTGCATTACAGCAAAGAGCAGTTACCACAGACGCTGGACACGCTGATAGATGAACTGGCCCGCCAGCAGTTGATTTGTGACAAAGGGACCGAACTAGTGCTTAATCCGGCCCGAATTCGCCCACTGCAATTACTGGCCGCCGGTGTGCGGGAAACCCTGCAACGATACGCGATTACCCTGTCGCTGCTCAGTGCCAATCCGAGTATTAACCGTGGAGCGCTGGAGAAAGAGAGCCGTATCATGGCGCAGCGATTGTCTGTTCTGCACGGGATTAACGCACCAGAATTCTTCGATAAAGCGGTATTTTCAACACTGGTCGGTACCTTGCGTGAAGAGGGATATATCAGTGACAGTGGTGACGCGGTTCAGGAACATACGTTGGAAGTTTACAATATGCTGAGTGCGTTGATGACGCCGGAAGTGAAACTGACTATCGAGAGTGTCAGTATGCCAGCCGAAACCAGCAATCAACGGCCAGAATCCGAGGCAGAGGATAAATCGGAAGATTGA